The Streptomyces sp. NBC_00576 genome contains the following window.
GGGTGGTGGCCTGCGCGGCCACGTTGTGCGAGCGGCCGGCCATGACCAGCTCGCCGTACTCACCGGCAAGCTTCCCGAGCCGCGCCAGCACGGCCACCGTACGGTCGCGCACCAGCTCAAGCGAGAGCCGGATCTGCAACTGCTCCACGTTCTCGGTGAGGTCGCGCGAGGTCATGCCCTTGTGGACCTGCTCGTGCCCGGCGAGGTCGTTGAACTCCTCGATCCGCGCCTTCACATCGTGCCGGGTGACCTTCTCGCGCTCGGCGATGGAGGCCAGGTCGACGGTGTCGAGGACCCGCTCGTAGTCGGCGAGGGCGGCGTCGGGCACCTCGATGCCGAGGTCCTTCTGGGCCCGCAGCACGGCGAGCCAGAGCTGCCGTTCCAGCCTCACCTTCTGCTCGGGAGACCAGAGCGTGGCGAGCTCGGTGGAGGCGTAGCGTCCGGCGAGGACGTTCGGGATGCGGGGCTTTGCGGGTGCGGCGGTCACGTGCACGGATTCTACTGGCGGTTCGTGCAGGCCAGCGCCAGGGATGCGTTCGGTGGAACCTACGAGATCTGCGTCACGCCGGTGGGTCGACCGGGACAGTTTGTCGCGGGGCGAGGAAAGTTCCGCGGTCAGTCCTCGTACGGCGACAGGTCCGGCCGTTTCGCCGGCATCCCGTCCCCGGACGGCGTGCCTATGGGGTCATGTTGCCCGGAATGCGGTGCCGGCTCAGCTCGGATGCTTGACCGGTACCGACGGCGGGTCGCCGATCTGGCCGTTGGCGGTTCGGGAGCGGCAGAACAGGAGCTGCTTCGGCGAGGTGCTCGTGAACGGGGATTGATCGTAGTCCCCGTAGCGCTGCACGACGTGGAGACCGGCCAGCCGGCAGAGCGCCAGGAGTTCCTCGGGAAAGAAGCAGCGCATGCTGACTTTCTTGGTGCGTACGCACACGCTGTCGCGTAGGTAGTCCAGCGTGAAGCGCAGCACTTGGGCGGCGGCGTCGTAGTTGGTCGTCGCTCGCACGTCGAGCCTCGCCCCGTCCCGGTCCGCGACCGACTTGTGGTGGTAGGGCGACTCGGGGAGCCGGCACAGCTTGGCCATGTCGGGGTTGAACACGTCCAGGATCAGGGTTCCGCCTGGTCGCAGCACGTTTCGCGCCGAGGCGAGGAACGCGACCACGGAATCCACGTCGTGCAGGTGCTGCATCGCGTTGGTTGCCGAGAACACCAGGGAAAAGCGCCTGTCGGAGCGGATGTCTCGGCAGTCCTGTTCCAGCCACTCGACCGGCAGTCGCTCGTCCTCGGCCCGCTGACGGGCACGCGCAAGCATCGAGGGCATGATGTCAAGCCCTGTGACCTCGACACCCGCCCGCGCGATCGGCAGGGTGATGCGCCCGGTTCCGCAGGCCACCTCCAGGACCGGACCGTCCGCCCGGACCGCTTGGCCGAGGAAGAACGGGATGTCGTGGGTGCGGGCGGTGAACTCCTGATCGTAGAAGTCCGCATCGTCGTACACGGCCAGGTCCTCCAGTGGCTTCATCGCGCCACCGTCGGCGTCGGGCCGAAAGCGTCAGCAAGGCTGGTCAGGATGGAGCCGGACCAACTGCTCTCCCCGAACACGCTGACCGGCATGGCGAGCACGCCGCACTCACGCTGGAGCGTCTCCGCCGGGATTTCAACCGGGAAGAAATAGTTGCCGGGACACGTCCGGCTCGCCGTGGGAATCGCCCCGAGCACCTCGTCCGGCAACCGTTCGAACAACCGCTCAGCCCGTGCGGCCAGTTCGTCGACGACCCGCCGGGGCACGTCGCTGTGCTCGGTCAGCAGACGGTCGGCGAGCCTCAGCTGTGCTGGCGTCGGCGGATCCGCCCGGAACGCTTCGGCCCATTCGGCGTGCGCCGGGCCCAGCAGGACCACGCCGAACGTGCGTGGCCACAGCCATCCCTTGGTGACCGAATGCAGCAGGACCGCGCAACCGGTGTCCAGCAATCGCCGTGTGCCGGCAGCGAACGGGGCTCCCAGGTCGTAGACGCTGTCGATCAGCAGGCGGCGGCGTGGTGATTCCCGCAACCACGAAATCACCGCGGCGCACTCGGCATCGGACAGGTAACGGCCGAGCGGCTTGCTGGGGTTGGCGAGCAGCAGATATTCGGGCCGTTGATCCCCCGGCGACCTCGGCAGGGCCGGCGCCGGTAGCGTCGGGTAGGACATGGGCTCGAGGCCCGCAGCGCGGGCCAGCTCGAAGTAGACCGGGTACACGTCGCTGGGCAGCCACAACCGCGCGTGCACGGCGCGCAGCCGGTGGAACACCACACCGAGCCCGTGCCGGACCCCTCGACAGACCATGGCGTGGCCGGACCACTCTTCCGGCAGCTCCAAGCGCTGCAGCCAGGCTCGGGCGAGATCGCACCGGTGCACCGTACTCATGTCGGTCGGCGGTTCCGGCCGCACCGGAGCAAGCGCCCGGTACACGTTGGTCTCGGCGGCGTCCAGAAGCGACGAGGAAGCACCGAGTTGCCGCTGCCGGAATTCCTGGAACTCCTCGAACCTCATGCCGCTGCGCCTTCCGGCACGATCTCGCTGGCCCGGTCTTCCAGGGAGGCGTAGCAGCGTCCGTCAGCCATGACGTTCCAGCTGCGTGCGATCCCGCTGGTGCGTTCCCAGAGCAGGCTGGGCTCGGTGTAAGCGGCGATCCGCATCGGCTGTCCGTCCCAGCTGCCGTGGTAGACCGGCGCGCCCCAGGGCAGGCGGCTCGCCAGTTCGAAACCGTGCTGCTCGGCGAACCCGGTGACGATGGACAGTGAGACCTGGTGCTCTCGGCTCCAGACGTTGGCGGCGCGGTCGAAGTAGAGCGACTCGGTGCTGGTGGATACGTAGAGCTCTTTGAAGCAGACTTCCTCGACACCGAGAGCCGCGGCCCACGAAAGGTAGTCGGCGACCTCGGCCGCGTCGGCGACGCCGCCGTGCTGGAGTACACAGATCAACCTCATCCGCAGTCCCGGCCAGCGGTCACGTTCCACGCGCCAGGTGTCGATGACAGAGCTCACCGGCGTGCGCAGCATCATCAGCCGCTCGTTGACGGCGTCGTCCTGATGGTGCCGGGAGACCGCCAGCACGCTCAGGCCCGCGGCGCTCAGGGCTGCGAGGCGGTCGGCCCGATCAGCGTGCCGGCCTTTCGCCAGGGTGTGCGCGTTGGTGATCAGGACGACCTTGGGGAAGGCCGCCGAGCAGGCGGACACCAGTCGCAGCTGCTGTTCGAACGGTATGAGCGTGGGCTCCCCGCCGCCGGTGATCACTGCACGCTCGGCACCTGCCGCACGGGCGCGCTCCAGCCAGTGGGCGACCGCGTCCCACGGGACCCGTGCCGGGGCCTGGTCGCTGGAGATCGAAGCCGAGGAGAAGCAGAACGAACACCGGGCCTGGCAGGCGGAGGCGACCGGCAGAAGCGACACCGAGCGCGGTCGCGTGTCGGCGTAGCGACGCAGTGCCGAACCGTGCAGGTGCAGGGAGGACGCCATCGCGTCCTCGACGGTTGTCGGGCGCAGAGTGAACTCGTCGCCGGCTCGGTCGAGTTCGTGGACTGCTGACAACCGGATGCGAGCCTCGTGCAGTTCCATGCCGAGGCCGGTCGACACGTTGGGCACCAGCTTGTCGGGGTCCACCGTGGTTTCCAGCACCAGCAGCCGGTCACCCGGAATGGCCAGACGGTCCAGCAGGCGTCGCGCCTTGCCGATGCCGATTCCCAACTCCGCACGGGTCAGCAGGTGGAACCGGTCGGGATAGGTACTCTCCGGAATCCCCGCTTTACCGTAAGCGTTCGCGTACTTGTCGAAGCCCTTCGCGAAGTTCGACAGCACGATGACGTGGAAGCGCTGGTCGCCATGGTTCATCCCGTCATCATGCATGAACGGGCCTCAGACGACATGGGCCGAACTGCAGGTGGAACGCGGTGTCCCGATCCCGATCCGTCGTCAACGACACGCCCCGCCCTGCCGCGGTCCACGACACGGCCACCGGTGACCTGGAGACCGTTGACCAGCCCGGTGTGGCCGAGGACTTGCCCTCCTTCGTCACGAGTACCCGATCGCACCCCGATGCCAATGCTGACGGCGCCGCGATCGGTTCTCCCGGAGTCCTCGGTGGGAACTTGCTCCAGGTTCCCGCCAATGTGCCGGGCAGCAGGCCGTACACGCTGGCCGCGTCGTCTGAGCAGATCACCGGGGCTCGTCCCTGGGATTTCTGGTGGGACTGCTCCGCTCCGTCGAACGCGGCCACCTCGTCGAACGCCCCGAGGCGGTGGCGGCGTGAACCGGCCCACCAGCGGCATGTTGCACCACGTCGAGCTGTGGGTGCCGGACCTCGACCGCGCGGTCGCCTTTCTCGGCTGGCTGCTGGAGACGCTGGGCCACACCCTCTTCCAGAGCTGGAACAACGGACGCGGCTGGCGGCTCGGGCCGACCTACCTGGTCCTTGAGCAGTCCCCGGCCCTCACCGCCGACCGGCACGACCGCTGCCGGCCAGGGCTGAACCACCTGGCCTTCCACGTCGAAGACGAAACCTCGGTCGACCAGCTGGCCGCCGACGTGGCTCGGCATGGCTGGCATCTGATGTTTCCAGACCGGCACCCGCACGCCGGCGGTGCCCAGCACTATGCCGCCTATCTGGAGAACGACGACGGATTCGAGGTCGAACTCGTCGCGATCAGCCCACCACAACAAAACTGAGATCAACCGATCCACAGGTCTTGACGATTACTCCAATTGCCGTAGCCGTCCTCACTACGGAGCGGCAACGCTGAAGAAGCTCACTGACCAGGAGAAACAGCAGTCGTCCCGGCGAATGACCGTGTTAGAAATTGTATTTGTCGATGTTTTTGATGGTGAAGGCGGTCGAATCGCCCAGGTTGATAACGCCATTGATTCCGAGCGCGTAGAAATGTCCGTCCATGGTGCTGAGGCCTTGCCCCTCTCGTCCTGTGATCTGTCCCGAGGCAAGGGACTCCGCAGTCCACGCTGCGAGTTTCCCGAGTTCGGTGGGATCCCAGAGTCGAAAACTCTCGACCGTACCGTCCTTGACATACTCCCTCATGCCATTGGGCGTTCCCAGGCCCGTCAGCTTGACCTTGCCCTTGAAGGGTGATTGTGACAGGTACTGAGCGGCAGCGTTGATGCCGACAGAGGTCGGAGCGATGATCGCCTTGAGGTTCGGGTACGTTTTGAGGAGACTCCCGGTGAGCCGATAGGACTTATCTGTATTATCGTCGCCGTAGGCGACGGTGACCAGTTTGATGTCTGTGTAGCGTGAGTCGGTGTCGAGGTCTTCCTTCATGTACTTGATCCAGTTGTTCTGGTTCGTCGCACTCTTGGAAGCGCTGAGAATCGCTATTTCTCCCTTATAGTCGATCTGCTCCGCCAGCGACTGGACCAGCGGAAAGGTCAACTTGTCCGGGTCAGCAGGCGAGACGAAGGCGTTACGACACTCGGGGCGCGTGTCGGCGTCATACGTGACCACCCGGATGCCCTTGTCCATCGCGTGCTTGAGCGCGCCGCAAAGAGCGTCGGGGTCCTGCGCCGAGACGACGATGGCATCAACTCCCTCGTCGGTGAGTTGGTTGATGTACTTCACCTGCCCCGCTGTGTCGGTACTGTCAGGAGTGCCAACCTCTTTGAATGTCGAGCCGAGCTTCTCGACGACTTCCCTACCACCTTGGCTCGCAGCCGAAAAATAGAGATTCCCTCCCAACTGCTTCGGGACGAAGGCGATAGTCATCCCCTTCTTTATGGGATCCAGGGGATAACCTCTCTTTGCGGTAGTGGGGTTTGTCGGCACAGCGCTCTCGGGATCTTTATTCTCACTACCGCACGCGGCGGTGAGAAGCGTGAGCGGGATAATGACGGCCAGCGCCGATACTGTACGGCGTGTCATAAAATTGTTCAAAACACTACTCTTTCCTCGGGTCGGGGAAGTGGTGCTGTACGAGCAGTCTCCTCGGCACTCCTGGCGGCTGCGGGCATCAGGAATGAGACGTCCTAGGCGTGACACCTGGACGGGTTTGGATTGAGGGACGATTCCTCAAGAGCTGAGAATATCGGGGCGTTGAGATCTTTCGATGCCGGTACAGAGTCGATGCTTCGGCTCTCCCTAGCTCGACTCACAGAGAGGCAGAAGGGCGATTGATGTGCTCTCTGGACCCTAGGTGGCACTGGCCTCTGACAAGCGAGACGCAGGGCTTCGTGCGGGCTAGTCCAGGTTGCCGAGGCAGCCGGACACGTCAGACCGCTGAGCGGCGGTGATACGAAAGCGTTTGCGGTCTGACGGAGCGTCAGAACGGCTCGATCCCGCTGGCCGTGGCCTACTCGCCTCGACCGGTTGAATGCTTTCAAGTTGCATAGATCCGGACCCTAAGGCTTCCTCTCATGACCGTCAACTACCTGTACTGTCTGAATTTTCCACCCAATTCGGTCAGGATGCTGGCTGGTGAATCGGTTCAATCAAGGCCTGACTCCCGGTTGCCGCCATGCCCGCGTTCCTCGCCGACGTGTCCTCCGCACCGCCGTCACCAGCTCCCGTGACCGCACTGCGTTCTTCCCGGTACTGCAGCCTCTGTGAGGCGTCCGTACAGGCTCGGTGGTATGGCCTGCGCCTGGTACCGAGTCCCGGGCCATGACTACTGACTTCGGCGTATTAGCCGCGATCGTTCATGAGTCCTCGTTGGTCTACTGACGGGCACGCTGCGTCTGTGGGGTGCGGCATTTTCTGTGCCGCTGCACGCGGAGCGCCAGGCTGTCGCGTCTGGTGGGCGCCGGGTTCCACATCGCCGGTGTGATGGTGCCGGTTGTCGGGACGGTCGAGGTAGCTGGTCAACCGGGGGTTCGGGAGGATGTGGAGCTGGTCGATGGCGTGGGTGATGACGTCGGTCCAGGGCCATCGGGCAGTGAAGCGGAGCCAGTAGCGGCGGCCGGTGTTCACCAACTGCGCGGCGGCGGAGAACAGCCGCAGGCGGAGCTTTTGGGTTCCCAGCAACGGGCCTTGGCGGTCAGCGCGAGCATCGGCATCCAGGCGAGGAGGCCGAGTGCGAGGGAGACGATCTCCAGCCAGATCCGGTTCTGGGCGGTGTCGTGCAGGGGCAGGGTGCGCAGTCCGGTGTCGCGGGCGCCTCGGATCCGGTCCTCGCAACGGGCCCGTCTGCGGTGACGCAGTTCCAGGGGAGCGAGCTGGCCGCCTTCGGTGTTGGTCGCGAAGCAGGACAGCCGCAGTCCGTCGAGATCGGTGAAGCGCAACTGTGCGCTGGGGCGCGGCCGTTCCTTTCTGACGATCAGCCGCATGCCCTTGGGCCAGGAGGAGAGGTCGGGCATGTCGGTGATCTCCGCGACCCAGGCGCCCGGCCACTCGGTGCCTCCCGCGTCGTAGGCCGGCGTCCATGCCTTCTTCGCAGAGCGACTCCGAGCGCGACGCATGGCAGCCGGGCGAGGCTCCGGGTCAGGGCCCCACCTGTCGCCAGTCCGTCACAGGGCCGGGGTTTGTGTGGTCCACAGGGGTGACCCAGAAGGCTTTGCCCAGCTCAGCGCTGAACTGGGCGCCTGTCCGGCCGTCCCCGGAGGACCGCCCCGTCAGGCGGCGGCCTATCCACGGCAGCAGGTACTGCCGGGCGAAGCGGGCGTCCGCGACCCGGCGCGCGCCCCAGCCGGGCGGGGCCGTGGCCGGCACCGGCGTACGCCACTCCGGGTCCTCGGCCTCGTATCCGAGGGTCTGCCAGACCGCCTCGGCGACCCTCCGGTGGCCCTCGCCCGTCAGGTGCAGCCGGTCGACGTCCCACAGGCGGGGGTCGCCGAGGGAGGGAGCGCCGTAGAGGTCGACCACGAGCGCGCCGTGCCGGGACGCGAGGTCGTCGACGCAGGTGAACAGTTCCTCCATACGCGGCCGGAAGCGAGCCAGGACCGGGCCCTGCCGGCCGGGGCTGCGCATCAGCACCAGCTGCTTGCACGCGGGCGCCAGCTGCTCCACGGCCTCCTCCAGGAGCCCGCGCACCCGCCCCATGTCGCATTTGGGGCGGAGCGTGTCGTTCAGCCCGCCCACCAGCGTGATCACGTCGGGCTCCATGGCCACCGCGACGGGCACCTGCTCGTCGACGATCTGCCGGATCAGCTTCCCGCGCACGGCGAGGTTCGCGTACCGGAATCCGGGCGTGCGGGCGGCCATCCGGGCTGCGAGGAGGTCGGCCCAGCCGCGGTACGTACCGTCCGGCAGCCGGTCCGACATGCCCTCGGTGAAGGAGTCGCCGACCGCGACAAGGCTGGTGTATGAGGCATTCGTTTGCATGGCGACAGAGATGATAGCCCGTTCACATACCCAGCGGTCGGTCGACCTCCGGAAAGCGGTCCACGGCCTTTACACCGGCTGTCCGAAAAGCTCGCGCAGTACGTCCTCCATCGTCACCAGGCCGGCGAGCAGCCCGTCCTCGCCCTGCACCGCCGCCAGGTGAGTACGGCTGCGCCGCATCGCCGTGAGGACGTCGTCCAGGGGCGTGTCCGCCCGTACGCTCGCGATGGGCCGCATGTCGCGGACCTGGAAGGCGAGGTCCCGGGGCGCCGCGTCCAGCGCGTCCTTGACGTGCAGATAGCCGGCGATCCGGCGTTCCTCGTCCACCACGGGGAAGCGCGAGAAGCCCGACTCGGCCGACAGCTGCTCCAGCTCCTCCGGGGTGACGCCCACGCGCGCGTAGACGACGCCTTCCAGCGGGAGCACGACGTCACGCACCGGCCGCCGACCCAGTTCCAGGGCGTCGTGAAGGCGTTCCCGCGCGCGGTCGTCGATGAGTCCCGCCTCGCCGGAGTCCCGGACCAGACGGGCCAGTTCGGCGTCCGAGAAGGTCGCCGTGACCTCGTCCTTGACCTCGACCCGCAGCAGCTTCAGGAGCGTGTTCGCGAAAGCGTTGATCGTGAAGATCACGGGCTTCAGCGCCCGCGCCAGGGCCACCAGGGGCGGCCCGAGCAGCAGCGCGCTGCGCACCGGCTCGGCGAGCGCGATGTTCTTCGGCACCATCTCGCCGAGCAGCATGTGGAGATAGGTCGCCAGGGCGAGGGCGATCACGAAGGACACCGCGTGGCCCGCGCCCTCGGAAACGCCCACCGCGTGGAACACCGGCTCCAGCAGATGCGCGATCGCCGGTTCCGCGACCACACCGAGGATCAGCGTGCACAGCGTGATGCCCAGCTGGGCCGCGGCCATCAGCGCGGACACGTGCTCCAGGCCCCACAGCACGCTCTTCGCCCGCCGGTCGCCGTCCGCACGGTCCCCGTCGGCGCCTTCCTCGACGTACTGCTCGATCTGGCTGCGGCGTACGGAGATCAGCGCGAACTCGGCGCCCACGAAGAAGGCGTTGACGATCAGTGTCGCCAGACCGATCAGCAGCTGGACGGTGGTCACTTCGCCTCCCCTTCCTTACGAGCCTTGTCAGCCTTGCCTGCGTCTGGTTCATCGGTCGCCGCGCTCGCGTGCGGCGCGTGCAGCAGGACGCGTGCGGCCCTGCGGCCCGAGGCGTCCACCACGTCCAGACGCCAGTCGGCGACCTCGACGGTGTCACCGGCCTGCGGAATACGGCCCAGCTCGGTCGCGACCAGGCCGGCGAGCGTCTCGTACGGCCCCTCGGGCAGCCGGAGACCGAGGCGGGCGAGCTGGTCGGTGCGGGCGGCGCCGTCCGCGGAGTAGAGGGCGCGGCCCTCGTCGTCGACGCCAGCAGAGGCGAGGTCGGACGTCTCGTGCGGGTCGTGCTCGTCCCGTACCTCGCCGACGACCTCCTCGACGATGTCCTCCAGCGTGGCCACGCCCGCCGTACCGCCGTACTCGTCGATGACGACGGCCATCGTGCGCTTGCCGGAGAGCCGGTCGAGGAGCCGGTCGACGGTCAGTGACTCGGGGACGAGCAGTGGTTCGCGCATCAGTTCGGAGACGCGTACCAGAGGGCGACGTTCCGCGGGCACCGCGAGGCAGTCCTTGATGTGGGCGACGCCGACGACCGAGTCGAGGTTGCCGCGGTAGACGGGGAACCGGGACAGCCCGGTCGCCCGCGTCGCGTTCGCCACGTCCTCGCAGGTCGCCTGGGCGTCGAGAGCGATGACCTGGACGCGCGGTGTCATCACGTTCTCCGCGGTGAGGTCGGCGAGGTTCAGGGTTCGTACGAACAGTTCCGCGGTGTCGGGCTCCAGGGCGCCCGCCTTGGCGGAGTGCCTGGCCAGCGCCGCGAGTTCCTGCGGTCCGCGGGCGGAGGCCAACTCCTCGGCGGGCTCGATGCCGAAGAGGCGCACCAAACGGTTCGCCGTGTTGTTGAGGTGTGTGATGAACGGCCGGAACGCGGCGCTGAACCAGCGTTGCGGCGTCGCCACCCGCTTGGCTACGGCCAGCGGTGAGGAGATCGCCCAGTTCTTGGGCACGAGCTCGCCGACAACCATCAGGAAGACGGTCGACAGTGCCGTACCGATCACCAGGGCCAGGGAGGAGGACGCCGAGGCCGAGACGCCGAGCGACTCGAGCGGGCCCGCGATCAGCGCGGCGATCGACGGCTCGGAGAGCATGCCGACCACCAGATTGGTGACCGTGATGCCGAGCTGCGCGCCGGAGAGCTGGAAGGTGAGGTTCCGTACGGCCTTCAGGGCGCCGGCGGCACCCCGCTCGCCGCGCTCCACCGCGCGTTCCAACGCGCTGCGCTCGACCGTGGTCAGGGAGAACTCCGCCGCGACGAACGCGCCACAGGCCAGGGAGAGCAGGACAGCCACCAGGAGGAGAAGCACTTCGGTCATCGGTTCACCTCCGTCCCAGGATCGGGCAGGGCCGGCGGGATCGCTCGACGTCGAGTACTGCTGTTGCTACTGGGAGGCTCGCCCATGGACGGACGCTCACACCTTTCCTCGGAGAAGTAACTGGTCCACCAATGGTAAAGGATGCGCAAAGTGGCTCAGTCGGTGAGGGGCTTGACCCAGCGTCGCCAGTGGTCCTCGCGATGGTATCCGGCCGCGGCCCACGTGCGGTGGGCCTGTTCGTTGGCTTCGAGGACCATGGCGTCGACGCGTCGTCCGCCGAGTGCGGCGAAGCGCTGTTCGGCGGCTTGCAACAGGGCGGTGGCGATGCCTTGTCGGCGGTGGTCGGGGCGTACGGCCAGTCGGTAGGCGGAGCATCGCCATCCGTCGAAGCCCGCTATGACGGTTCCGACGAGCAGATCGTCGCGCGTTGCGAGAAGCAGGGCTTCGGGATCTCGTGCGATGAGTCGGGACACTCCGTCGTGGTCGTCGCTGATGCTCGTTCCTTCTGCGGCGTCGCGCCAGAACCGCAGTACGGCATCGATGTCCGAGAGGGTGGCGCAACGGATGTGGAGATCGCTCATGGGGTGAGTCAAGCAGTGGGCTTGCCTGTCTGGCGAACGGGTTGTCGCTGCCGGGGAACGGAGAGGAGGGTGAGCTGTTCCGGCGGACAGTCATGGCCCGATGCAGGTCTCCCGGCCGGCGAGACCGCCTGAGCGAGCGGCGATGGTCCGGGCGGCGGAGGGTGCGCGGACGGTGACGATATGCTTACGTGCTGGCCCGGAATCCTCGGCGTGCTGTCGTCGAGGGGTGTCGGAGGACGGACGGGAGAAGGCGCCGGTTGGGTCGAGCGCGGGGAGCAGGGGGAGGCGATGGGATGCGTCAGGCTGGTGTGCTCGATGTCGGGTGTCACAGTGCTTTGCTGACGGTGGTGCGGCGGCGTCCGGGTACGGTGCTGGAGCCGGTGTTCTCCCGCAAGGTTCGGCTGAGACTGCACGAGACCCTCGACCGCAAGGGGCGGCTGGACAAGGTCGGTATGAAGAGTGTCGAGCGGGCAGTGGCCGAGGCCGTTGCCGCCGACTCGCGTCCGCGTGGACCGGAAGTGTTCGCGTTCGCGACCTCCGTCATCCGGGACGCGCCCAACCGTGACGAGATCATCGCGCGGGTGGCACGCACTACCGGCACCCGGCTGCGCATGCTGACGGGCGAGGAGGAGGCGCGGCTGGCCTACGTGGCCGCCCGCCAGTGGGCAGGTCCGATGGCCGGGCAGTTGCTGGTCCTTGACATCGGCG
Protein-coding sequences here:
- a CDS encoding class I SAM-dependent methyltransferase, whose translation is MKPLEDLAVYDDADFYDQEFTARTHDIPFFLGQAVRADGPVLEVACGTGRITLPIARAGVEVTGLDIMPSMLARARQRAEDERLPVEWLEQDCRDIRSDRRFSLVFSATNAMQHLHDVDSVVAFLASARNVLRPGGTLILDVFNPDMAKLCRLPESPYHHKSVADRDGARLDVRATTNYDAAAQVLRFTLDYLRDSVCVRTKKVSMRCFFPEELLALCRLAGLHVVQRYGDYDQSPFTSTSPKQLLFCRSRTANGQIGDPPSVPVKHPS
- a CDS encoding aminotransferase class I/II-fold pyridoxal phosphate-dependent enzyme; amino-acid sequence: MRFEEFQEFRQRQLGASSSLLDAAETNVYRALAPVRPEPPTDMSTVHRCDLARAWLQRLELPEEWSGHAMVCRGVRHGLGVVFHRLRAVHARLWLPSDVYPVYFELARAAGLEPMSYPTLPAPALPRSPGDQRPEYLLLANPSKPLGRYLSDAECAAVISWLRESPRRRLLIDSVYDLGAPFAAGTRRLLDTGCAVLLHSVTKGWLWPRTFGVVLLGPAHAEWAEAFRADPPTPAQLRLADRLLTEHSDVPRRVVDELAARAERLFERLPDEVLGAIPTASRTCPGNYFFPVEIPAETLQRECGVLAMPVSVFGESSWSGSILTSLADAFGPTPTVAR
- a CDS encoding radical SAM protein, encoding MNHGDQRFHVIVLSNFAKGFDKYANAYGKAGIPESTYPDRFHLLTRAELGIGIGKARRLLDRLAIPGDRLLVLETTVDPDKLVPNVSTGLGMELHEARIRLSAVHELDRAGDEFTLRPTTVEDAMASSLHLHGSALRRYADTRPRSVSLLPVASACQARCSFCFSSASISSDQAPARVPWDAVAHWLERARAAGAERAVITGGGEPTLIPFEQQLRLVSACSAAFPKVVLITNAHTLAKGRHADRADRLAALSAAGLSVLAVSRHHQDDAVNERLMMLRTPVSSVIDTWRVERDRWPGLRMRLICVLQHGGVADAAEVADYLSWAAALGVEEVCFKELYVSTSTESLYFDRAANVWSREHQVSLSIVTGFAEQHGFELASRLPWGAPVYHGSWDGQPMRIAAYTEPSLLWERTSGIARSWNVMADGRCYASLEDRASEIVPEGAAA
- a CDS encoding VOC family protein, with product MLHHVELWVPDLDRAVAFLGWLLETLGHTLFQSWNNGRGWRLGPTYLVLEQSPALTADRHDRCRPGLNHLAFHVEDETSVDQLAADVARHGWHLMFPDRHPHAGGAQHYAAYLENDDGFEVELVAISPPQQN
- the rhaS gene encoding rhamnose ABC transporter substrate-binding protein codes for the protein MNNFMTRRTVSALAVIIPLTLLTAACGSENKDPESAVPTNPTTAKRGYPLDPIKKGMTIAFVPKQLGGNLYFSAASQGGREVVEKLGSTFKEVGTPDSTDTAGQVKYINQLTDEGVDAIVVSAQDPDALCGALKHAMDKGIRVVTYDADTRPECRNAFVSPADPDKLTFPLVQSLAEQIDYKGEIAILSASKSATNQNNWIKYMKEDLDTDSRYTDIKLVTVAYGDDNTDKSYRLTGSLLKTYPNLKAIIAPTSVGINAAAQYLSQSPFKGKVKLTGLGTPNGMREYVKDGTVESFRLWDPTELGKLAAWTAESLASGQITGREGQGLSTMDGHFYALGINGVINLGDSTAFTIKNIDKYNF
- a CDS encoding SGNH/GDSL hydrolase family protein, encoding MQTNASYTSLVAVGDSFTEGMSDRLPDGTYRGWADLLAARMAARTPGFRYANLAVRGKLIRQIVDEQVPVAVAMEPDVITLVGGLNDTLRPKCDMGRVRGLLEEAVEQLAPACKQLVLMRSPGRQGPVLARFRPRMEELFTCVDDLASRHGALVVDLYGAPSLGDPRLWDVDRLHLTGEGHRRVAEAVWQTLGYEAEDPEWRTPVPATAPPGWGARRVADARFARQYLLPWIGRRLTGRSSGDGRTGAQFSAELGKAFWVTPVDHTNPGPVTDWRQVGP
- a CDS encoding hemolysin family protein produces the protein MTTVQLLIGLATLIVNAFFVGAEFALISVRRSQIEQYVEEGADGDRADGDRRAKSVLWGLEHVSALMAAAQLGITLCTLILGVVAEPAIAHLLEPVFHAVGVSEGAGHAVSFVIALALATYLHMLLGEMVPKNIALAEPVRSALLLGPPLVALARALKPVIFTINAFANTLLKLLRVEVKDEVTATFSDAELARLVRDSGEAGLIDDRARERLHDALELGRRPVRDVVLPLEGVVYARVGVTPEELEQLSAESGFSRFPVVDEERRIAGYLHVKDALDAAPRDLAFQVRDMRPIASVRADTPLDDVLTAMRRSRTHLAAVQGEDGLLAGLVTMEDVLRELFGQPV
- a CDS encoding hemolysin family protein; its protein translation is MTEVLLLLVAVLLSLACGAFVAAEFSLTTVERSALERAVERGERGAAGALKAVRNLTFQLSGAQLGITVTNLVVGMLSEPSIAALIAGPLESLGVSASASSSLALVIGTALSTVFLMVVGELVPKNWAISSPLAVAKRVATPQRWFSAAFRPFITHLNNTANRLVRLFGIEPAEELASARGPQELAALARHSAKAGALEPDTAELFVRTLNLADLTAENVMTPRVQVIALDAQATCEDVANATRATGLSRFPVYRGNLDSVVGVAHIKDCLAVPAERRPLVRVSELMREPLLVPESLTVDRLLDRLSGKRTMAVVIDEYGGTAGVATLEDIVEEVVGEVRDEHDPHETSDLASAGVDDEGRALYSADGAARTDQLARLGLRLPEGPYETLAGLVATELGRIPQAGDTVEVADWRLDVVDASGRRAARVLLHAPHASAATDEPDAGKADKARKEGEAK
- a CDS encoding GNAT family N-acetyltransferase; its protein translation is MSDLHIRCATLSDIDAVLRFWRDAAEGTSISDDHDGVSRLIARDPEALLLATRDDLLVGTVIAGFDGWRCSAYRLAVRPDHRRQGIATALLQAAEQRFAALGGRRVDAMVLEANEQAHRTWAAAGYHREDHWRRWVKPLTD